One window from the genome of Kryptolebias marmoratus isolate JLee-2015 linkage group LG1, ASM164957v2, whole genome shotgun sequence encodes:
- the prodhb gene encoding proline dehydrogenase 1, mitochondrial yields the protein MFCVRTGSALPWAAAEGHLKRLLSRRGLRSTVTSGSGSERRADSGGAQRAPARSQPPGRSGRADGDRITAASASNKISVDFDRSREAYKSKDSLELLRSLVVFKLCSYDFLVENNTEIMDLGKKILGQKHFDQLMKMTFYGQFVAGEDHVVIRPLIQKNQAFGVGSVLDYSVEEDISQKESKQKKMNSCSSAAGKESTGEHYKKKNYEAHKQFGDSQGELNSACPYFYVEEAKCDQHMETFIKCIKASGGSSMDGFSAIKVSALGRPQFLLRFSEVLVKWQRFFTFLASQQEKDGIEALEQRLELSQLQEFLTKLGAKGDFYGWFTGNKSDSTRYIDILDWNSLLDNKENTSDLLVVPNVKLGKLEPLLQKFTTEEEKQLKRILQRLLILAKHASENGVRLMVDAEHTYFQPAISKLTLETQRIYNREKPVVFNTYQCYLKEAYENVTMDVELSRREGWHFAAKLVRGAYMFQERARAKELRYEDPINPDYESTNRMYHKCLDYVLDEIALNKKANVMVASHNEDTIKHAVRRMNELGLLPTENKVFFGQLLGMCDQISFPLGQAGFPVYKYVPYGPVSEVMPYLSRRAQENRGFMKGAQKERELLWKELKRRLLSGELLYRPVY from the exons ATGTTTTGTGTCAGGACCGGCTCAGCCCTCCCATGGGCAGCTGCAGAGGGTCACCTGAAGCGGCTGCTGTCCCGCCGAGGACTCCGGTCCACCGTCACCTCCGGCTCCGGCTCCGAGCGGCGGGCGGACTCTGGCGGCGCTCAGCGTGCCCCGGCTCGGTCACAGCCCCCCGGGAGGTCCGGCAGGGCGGACGGAGACCGCATCACAGCTGCCTCCGCTTCCAATAAGATCTCCGTAGACTTTGACCGGAGCCGGGAGGCTTATAAAAGCAAAGACTCATTAGAGCTGCTCAGAAGTTTGGTGGTTTTCAAACTTTGTTCCTACGACTTCCTGGTTGAGAACAATACGGAG ATAATGGATCTAGGCAAAAAGATCCTGGGCCAGAAACATTTTGACCAGCTCATGAAGATGACATTCTATGGCCAGTTTGTTGCTGGAGAAGACCACGTGGTCATCAGGCCTCTGATCCAGAAGAACCAGGCTTTTGGCGTTGGCTCCGTCCTGGACTACAGTGTTGAAGAAGACATCAGCCAAAAAGAAAGCaagcagaaaaagatgaa CTCCTGCTCCTCTGCTGCAGGGAAAGAAAGCACAG GCGAGcactacaaaaagaaaaactatgaaGCACACAAGCAGTTTGGCGACAGTCAGGGGGAGCTGAACAGCGCCTGCCCGTATTTCTATGTTGAGGAGGCCAAATGTGACCAGCATAtggaaacatttataaaatgcatCAAAGCATCCG GTGGGAGTTCGATGGATGGTTTTTCTGCCATCAAAGTGTCTGCACTGGGACGACCTCAATTTCTG CTTCGGTTCTCAGAGGTCCTCGTGAAATGGCAGCGATTTTTCACATTCCTAGCATCGCAGCAGGAAAAAGATGGCATAGAGGCCTTGGAGCAGAGGCTGGAGCTGTCACAGCTGCAG gAGTTCTTGACCAAACTTGGAGCCAAAGGTGACTTCTATGGCTGGTTTACTGGAAATAAATCAGACTCTACAAG ATACATTGATATTCTTGACTGGAACAGCCTATtagacaacaaagaaaacacatcgGATCTGCTTGTGGTTCCAAATGTAAAG CTAGGTAAACTGGAGCCTCTGCTGCAGAAATTCACaacagaggaagagaaacaaTTAAAGAGGATATTACAGCGCCTACTCATCTTGGCAAAG CATGCCTCAGAGAATGGTGTTCGCTTAATGGTGGATGCAGAGCACACCTATTTCCAGCCAGCTATCAGCAAACTTACCCTGGAGACACAGAGGATCTACAACAGAGAGAAGCCTGTTGTTTTTAACACCTACCAGTGCTACCTAAAG GAAGCCTATGAAAATGTAACCATGGACGTAGAACTGTCTAGGCGAGAAGGTTGGCATTTTGCTGCCAAGCTGGTGCGTGGGGCGTACATGTTTCAGGAGCGAGCCAGGGCCAAAGAGTTGAGATACGAGGATCCTATTAACCCTGACTATGAGTCGACCAACAGGATGTACCACAA GTGCTTGGACTATGTGCTGGATGAAATTGCACTCAATAAAAAGGCCAATGTAATGGTTGCTTCCCATAATGAGGACACAATAAAGCACGCCGTGAGAAG AATGAATGAGCTGGGGCTCCTACCCACAGAGAACAAGGTGTTCTTTGGTCAGCTACTGGGCATGTGTGATCAGATCAGCTTCCCACTGG GTCAGGCAGGTTTCCCCGTCTATAAGTACGTACCCTACGGACCAGTGAGTG